Proteins from a genomic interval of uncultured Desulfuromusa sp.:
- a CDS encoding DUF3486 family protein produces the protein MGHQQSSIDLLPDEVRDQLNELLRDRKVTQKDAVLRINQILEEMDHPERLSKSAVNRYDMKMREVGAKLQQSREVADMWINKLGAAPQGKIGNLVNEILRSLSFDLSLKASDLDLEDVENMPAVAGMLKDLALTTMRLEKAANLNVEREREIRQQALQDAAETVADTAIQRGLTKEDAQFWREQVLGIK, from the coding sequence TCATCAGCAATCCAGCATTGATCTGCTTCCGGACGAAGTGCGCGACCAGCTCAATGAGTTACTGCGTGACCGCAAGGTGACGCAAAAGGATGCCGTGCTCCGGATCAACCAGATCCTGGAAGAGATGGACCACCCGGAACGACTGAGTAAATCAGCCGTCAATCGTTACGACATGAAAATGCGCGAAGTTGGAGCAAAACTGCAGCAGTCCCGTGAAGTGGCAGACATGTGGATCAACAAGCTCGGGGCAGCTCCACAAGGGAAAATAGGCAACCTGGTGAACGAGATCCTGCGTAGCCTTAGCTTTGATCTGTCGTTAAAAGCCTCCGATCTGGATCTGGAAGATGTTGAGAATATGCCCGCCGTGGCCGGGATGCTCAAAGACTTGGCTCTCACTACCATGCGGTTGGAAAAAGCCGCGAATCTGAATGTTGAGCGAGAACGGGAGATCCGGCAGCAGGCGTTGCAGGATGCCGCCGAAACAGTAGCAGATACAGCCATCCAGCGTGGCTTAACCAAAGAAGACGCACAATTCTGGCGTGAGCAGGTATTGGGGATCAAATGA
- a CDS encoding DUF935 domain-containing protein, producing the protein MALVDQYGRPIKTGELTKEIAAPTLAGIRTLWDSSVASGLTPVGLAGLLMDAAQGDHDAFLTLAEEMEERDLHYGSELSKRKLAVSRLPINVESATDSDHDKKLADEVSKLVRKPGFRMLLKDLLDGLGKGYSVAEIMWDRSGSQWKPKEYRWRDPHFFQFERIARTEIRLRDEADSFDGLALAPFKFITHVPKIKSGIPIRGGLARLAAWAYMCKGYTVKDWLAFAEVFGMPLRMGKYGSNASKDDIAILKMAVANLGIDAAAVFPESMQIELVEAGNKGSSADFFVTLANYLDDQVSKGILGQTASSSGTPGKLGNEELQGEVRDDIRDDDAEQLSDTINRDLVKVYIDLNWGPQEEYPTVSIAQADAEDIAALVEALGTLVPLGLRVEQSVVRDKIGIAEPAEDAKPEDLLTVPAGKISNQKSEIADSAVPAAATNQQRALNAEQQPQPDTADIIAAKLSQGAQPTVDDMIAQIRTLLGESASLEDFRDQLIDLNADLDPAQLGDLIAKALLLGDLAGRDEARQEGVNGG; encoded by the coding sequence ATGGCACTTGTTGATCAATATGGACGTCCGATCAAAACCGGCGAACTGACCAAAGAAATCGCCGCACCAACTCTGGCCGGAATCCGCACCTTATGGGACAGCAGCGTGGCCAGCGGTCTCACGCCCGTCGGTCTGGCGGGTCTGCTTATGGATGCCGCCCAGGGCGATCACGATGCCTTTTTGACCCTGGCTGAAGAGATGGAAGAGCGCGATCTCCATTATGGCAGCGAACTCTCCAAGCGCAAGCTGGCCGTCAGCCGTCTGCCCATCAACGTCGAATCTGCGACCGACAGCGACCATGACAAAAAGCTGGCTGATGAAGTCAGCAAACTTGTCCGCAAGCCAGGTTTCCGCATGCTGCTTAAAGACCTGCTCGATGGACTTGGTAAAGGTTACTCCGTCGCAGAAATCATGTGGGATCGTTCCGGAAGCCAGTGGAAACCCAAAGAATATCGCTGGCGCGATCCGCACTTTTTCCAGTTCGAGCGGATCGCCAGAACTGAAATCCGGCTACGTGATGAAGCCGACAGCTTCGATGGATTAGCTCTCGCTCCATTCAAGTTCATCACCCATGTGCCAAAAATCAAAAGCGGCATCCCGATCCGTGGTGGTCTGGCCCGACTCGCTGCCTGGGCCTACATGTGCAAAGGCTACACCGTCAAAGACTGGCTGGCCTTTGCCGAAGTCTTTGGCATGCCCCTGCGTATGGGGAAATACGGCAGCAACGCCAGTAAAGACGATATCGCTATCCTGAAGATGGCCGTCGCCAACCTGGGGATCGATGCCGCCGCTGTCTTCCCTGAGAGTATGCAGATCGAACTTGTCGAAGCCGGAAACAAAGGCAGCAGTGCCGACTTTTTTGTCACCCTGGCCAACTACCTGGACGATCAGGTCAGCAAGGGGATTCTCGGACAAACCGCATCCAGCTCCGGCACTCCCGGAAAGCTCGGCAACGAAGAGCTGCAAGGCGAAGTGCGTGACGATATCCGCGATGACGATGCCGAACAGCTTAGTGACACGATCAATCGTGATTTGGTCAAAGTCTACATCGATCTCAATTGGGGCCCGCAAGAAGAATATCCCACTGTATCCATCGCCCAGGCCGATGCCGAAGATATTGCCGCCCTGGTGGAAGCTTTGGGAACTCTGGTGCCGTTGGGTTTGCGGGTTGAGCAGTCCGTGGTACGCGACAAAATCGGCATTGCTGAACCCGCCGAAGACGCCAAGCCGGAAGATCTGCTGACTGTCCCTGCGGGGAAGATATCAAATCAGAAATCTGAAATTGCAGATTCCGCCGTTCCGGCTGCGGCGACAAATCAGCAGCGAGCGCTTAACGCCGAACAGCAGCCGCAGCCCGACACTGCCGATATTATTGCCGCAAAGCTCAGCCAGGGAGCACAGCCGACAGTCGATGACATGATTGCGCAGATCCGCACGTTGCTCGGCGAGTCCGCTAGCCTGGAGGATTTCCGCGATCAGCTGATCGATCTCAATGCAGATCTGGACCCGGCACAGCTTGGAGATCTGATCGCCAAAGCCTTACTGCTCGGCGATCTGGCCGGACGCGATGAAGCCAGACAGGAGGGTGTGAATGGCGGCTGA